The following proteins are encoded in a genomic region of Leptospira ryugenii:
- the map gene encoding type I methionyl aminopeptidase, which translates to MSIRNHKDLMGILKTGQVVARIRDLMKKEAKPGVSTYDLDQMAKQCFEMYGAKSAPMFDYQFPGYTCISINHEIAHGIPKKETILRFGDLVNIDVSATLNGYYADTGISFVIGNTNNNLSRLCDTAVDCTGKAIQEATTGNPLRMIGKSIHQVAKANGFTVIKNLAGHGTGKKLHEEPEVLVYEEKRDRRRLSEGLVLAIESFVSTKSEFAVTGHDGWTLTTKDKSFVAQCEHTVIVSSKGAIVATQ; encoded by the coding sequence ATGTCAATTCGAAACCACAAAGATTTAATGGGGATTCTGAAAACCGGACAAGTCGTTGCCCGCATTCGGGATCTGATGAAAAAGGAAGCAAAGCCTGGTGTCAGCACTTATGACCTAGATCAAATGGCAAAACAGTGCTTTGAAATGTATGGGGCAAAATCAGCACCGATGTTTGACTATCAGTTTCCTGGCTATACCTGTATCAGCATCAATCATGAAATTGCACACGGCATACCGAAGAAAGAAACGATATTACGTTTTGGTGATTTAGTAAACATTGATGTTTCTGCTACCTTAAACGGTTATTATGCCGATACAGGTATCTCTTTTGTTATCGGAAACACAAACAACAATTTGAGTCGATTGTGTGATACAGCTGTTGATTGTACAGGTAAGGCGATCCAAGAGGCAACTACAGGTAATCCTTTACGTATGATCGGTAAATCGATCCATCAAGTTGCGAAAGCGAATGGTTTTACTGTCATCAAAAACTTAGCTGGCCATGGAACGGGAAAAAAATTGCACGAGGAGCCAGAAGTTTTAGTCTACGAAGAAAAAAGAGATCGGCGTCGGCTCAGCGAAGGGTTGGTCCTTGCGATAGAATCTTTTGTCTCTACAAAATCTGAATTTGCAGTCACAGGCCATGATGGTTGGACCCTCACCACGAAAGACAAAAGTTTTGTTGCACAATGTGAGCATACCGTGATTGTTTCCTCCAAAGGAGCTATAGTCGCTACTCAATAA
- a CDS encoding alpha/beta hydrolase: MNNFQILPSGYGIDHWNSLRKFSNDIEKVIVLWPSTGGNARAFRISELDLRSQRTLLLRYNPSSHGGNLGTYHPSNARDDLLLWLKEYKLTDKKLIGIGHSGGASCLLMLWQELPWDSFFLLSPILDSRLSLFHLYQNQHIHEFLQLLVNDSKSGLPDAEILEKRERVYSALSDPRWLETSRVGDLAFSVSNKYIHLESLSEFLTNLFLPGFQIYEALDQCKVPIQIFLPSKDNWFPKKITQKYEYLPQITIREIEKAPDHFFTHSWLEVWKQIREEIFLAY, translated from the coding sequence ATGAACAATTTTCAGATCCTTCCCTCGGGCTACGGAATTGACCATTGGAATTCTCTGAGAAAATTTTCTAACGATATTGAGAAGGTCATCGTTTTATGGCCATCGACTGGAGGCAATGCACGCGCCTTTCGGATTTCCGAGCTTGATCTACGTTCACAACGCACTTTGCTACTCAGGTACAACCCTAGCTCTCATGGCGGGAATCTAGGGACATACCACCCATCCAATGCCAGAGATGATTTACTTCTATGGCTAAAGGAATACAAATTGACTGATAAAAAACTGATAGGCATTGGTCATAGCGGAGGAGCTTCGTGTTTATTGATGCTTTGGCAAGAATTGCCCTGGGATTCTTTTTTTCTTCTGTCGCCCATTCTTGACAGTCGATTGAGCCTATTCCATCTCTACCAAAATCAGCATATCCATGAATTTTTACAACTTCTAGTAAACGACTCGAAGAGTGGTCTGCCAGACGCTGAGATTTTAGAAAAACGGGAAAGAGTTTACAGCGCTCTATCTGATCCTCGCTGGTTAGAAACGAGTCGAGTAGGCGACTTGGCATTTTCAGTTTCGAATAAATACATCCATTTAGAGAGTCTTTCTGAATTTCTAACGAACTTATTTTTACCTGGATTTCAAATCTATGAGGCATTAGATCAGTGTAAGGTGCCTATCCAAATCTTTTTGCCATCAAAGGACAATTGGTTTCCAAAAAAGATCACTCAAAAGTACGAATACCTGCCACAAATAACCATCAGAGAAATAGAAAAGGCTCCTGATCATTTTTTCACTCATTCATGGTTAGAGGTATGGAAGCAAATACGTGAAGAAATCTTTCTTGCTTATTGA
- a CDS encoding Cys-rich protein, protein MKKQIPLMFLILLVIGFHNLKTAGIHAGEKAGISGVTMCPKVCASLSNCVDSKAQNANEMKRVASLSCEILCTKQFQSFSSCTEQISKSCDLGTKCIKEGLGLSI, encoded by the coding sequence ATGAAAAAACAGATTCCCCTGATGTTTCTTATTTTATTAGTCATTGGTTTTCATAACTTGAAAACGGCAGGGATTCACGCTGGAGAAAAAGCGGGAATTTCGGGAGTTACAATGTGTCCAAAGGTATGTGCGAGTCTATCTAATTGTGTAGATTCAAAGGCGCAAAATGCAAATGAGATGAAGCGCGTTGCATCTTTGTCCTGTGAAATCCTTTGCACGAAGCAATTCCAATCTTTTTCCAGTTGTACAGAACAGATATCAAAGTCCTGTGATTTGGGAACTAAATGTATAAAAGAAGGGCTGGGATTATCCATCTAA
- a CDS encoding methyl-accepting chemotaxis protein, which translates to MSIFSFRSILKRYFAYSLLFGFLMGVMFRVITPIFVAFHSLLLERVFTGLCIIAGLCVGYFSYIIGKKSLLRTILNVGHFTESLAKGDFRSRLSIQSKDEIGEFVHNFNSLMDVVKNAISTIQGLSLNIDETLNEQHSATNDLSQNAQKLSSGYDYLLSESEKNAKDLSFSISQFTVLVYSMESLIQKIDELSSAVLRLNTISKQSLLEIRGFEEKFSSVDTHLQSLKKNMDYIDLSSDKIAKTISTVQSISDKINLLSLNAAIESARAGEHGRGFAVVSEEISKLATQTRASLKDIQSLVTDNQSQVKTGMLSFYQSSEFIAEVLNDTKKIVENFENLGTEMETQSKNQTNVSREANEAIEITNLIQSILKRYQESFDEIKNVINSVSEIGIQNAASAEELSASAEEIKLISNRLAEQAQFFRLN; encoded by the coding sequence ATGTCTATATTTTCTTTTAGAAGTATTTTAAAAAGATACTTCGCCTATTCATTGTTATTTGGTTTTTTGATGGGAGTCATGTTTCGAGTCATCACTCCTATTTTTGTAGCATTTCACAGTTTACTTTTAGAGAGAGTTTTCACTGGTCTCTGCATCATTGCAGGATTATGTGTTGGCTACTTTTCCTATATCATCGGAAAAAAATCGTTGCTACGCACCATCCTTAACGTTGGTCACTTTACGGAGTCGTTAGCCAAAGGTGACTTTCGTTCGAGGCTCTCGATTCAGTCCAAAGATGAAATAGGTGAATTTGTCCATAATTTCAATTCATTGATGGATGTTGTAAAAAATGCAATTTCTACGATTCAAGGACTATCCTTGAATATAGATGAAACTTTGAATGAACAACACTCTGCCACAAATGATCTTTCTCAAAATGCACAAAAATTATCCTCTGGGTATGACTATCTACTTTCCGAATCCGAAAAAAATGCAAAAGATTTAAGTTTTTCCATTTCTCAGTTCACAGTCTTGGTCTACTCAATGGAATCTTTGATCCAAAAAATCGATGAACTTTCCTCAGCAGTCTTACGACTAAACACGATATCAAAACAAAGTCTTTTGGAGATACGTGGATTTGAAGAGAAATTTTCGAGTGTAGACACACATTTACAATCTCTTAAAAAAAATATGGACTATATTGATTTAAGTTCTGACAAAATTGCTAAAACAATTTCAACGGTCCAATCCATTTCTGACAAAATAAATCTTCTCTCCTTAAATGCGGCTATTGAATCGGCAAGAGCTGGAGAACACGGCAGAGGATTTGCGGTCGTATCGGAAGAGATTTCAAAACTAGCAACACAAACAAGGGCTAGTTTAAAAGATATTCAAAGTTTGGTGACAGATAACCAAAGCCAAGTCAAGACAGGTATGTTATCTTTTTACCAGAGTTCAGAGTTTATCGCCGAAGTGTTAAATGATACAAAAAAAATTGTCGAAAATTTTGAAAATCTTGGCACTGAGATGGAAACGCAATCAAAAAACCAAACAAACGTTTCTCGAGAAGCAAATGAAGCGATTGAAATAACAAATCTTATCCAATCAATTTTGAAGCGTTACCAGGAATCTTTCGATGAAATAAAGAATGTTATCAATTCAGTAAGCGAAATAGGTATACAGAATGCTGCATCCGCAGAAGAACTATCCGCTTCTGCCGAAGAGATAAAATTGATTTCTAATCGTTTAGCAGAACAGGCCCAATTCTTTCGTTTAAATTGA
- a CDS encoding NAD(P)H-dependent glycerol-3-phosphate dehydrogenase: MKIGVIGAGSFGTALGSILADKGYEVVLWTRSDDQAKSINEKHINNKHMPELVLPEKLKASTDLIEVVREKDMIVSAPPSHALSDILRKIKDHLPAKTPIVSASKGIENESLRLVSEIFESELPGSFHSQLSYLSGPSFAKEMVRKVPTIVSIASKNEATAKRVQEIFSFTYFRTYWTPDVVGVEVGGALKNVIAIAAGVADGLGFGQNTRAALITRGLNEITRMGLKMGADPMTFLGPSGMGDLVLTCCGEASRNRTVGFRLGKGEKLKDILASMNEVAEGVKTTLSTKNLADKLGVEMAITSEVYRMLYEDKDPKEVVKALMSRDLKREGV, from the coding sequence ATGAAGATTGGAGTCATTGGCGCAGGAAGTTTTGGCACCGCACTAGGTAGCATATTAGCGGACAAGGGGTATGAAGTCGTTCTTTGGACAAGGAGCGACGACCAAGCAAAGTCTATTAATGAAAAACACATTAATAACAAACATATGCCAGAGCTTGTCCTACCAGAAAAACTGAAGGCAAGCACTGATTTGATCGAGGTTGTGCGGGAAAAGGACATGATTGTGTCAGCGCCGCCTTCCCATGCACTCAGTGACATCCTTCGCAAGATCAAGGACCACCTCCCCGCAAAAACACCAATTGTTTCTGCCTCGAAAGGGATCGAAAATGAATCTTTGCGATTGGTCTCCGAGATTTTTGAATCTGAACTGCCCGGTTCCTTTCATTCACAACTGTCCTACCTTTCTGGGCCGAGCTTTGCCAAGGAAATGGTTCGGAAGGTTCCGACCATTGTATCCATCGCATCCAAAAATGAAGCAACAGCCAAAAGAGTCCAAGAGATCTTCAGTTTCACTTATTTTCGTACATACTGGACACCAGATGTTGTCGGAGTAGAAGTCGGCGGGGCTTTGAAAAATGTCATTGCGATTGCTGCAGGCGTAGCGGACGGATTGGGTTTTGGCCAAAATACCCGAGCTGCTCTCATCACTCGTGGTCTGAATGAAATCACAAGGATGGGTTTGAAAATGGGAGCAGATCCTATGACCTTCCTTGGGCCTTCGGGCATGGGGGATTTAGTTCTCACCTGTTGCGGAGAGGCTTCTAGAAACAGAACTGTTGGTTTCCGTTTAGGAAAGGGGGAAAAGTTAAAAGACATCCTTGCGTCTATGAATGAGGTCGCTGAGGGGGTTAAAACGACTCTGTCTACTAAAAATCTGGCCGATAAACTTGGAGTGGAAATGGCAATTACGAGCGAAGTTTATCGAATGTTATATGAAGATAAAGATCCCAAAGAAGTTGTGAAAGCGCTTATGAGCCGAGATCTGAAAAGAGAAGGTGTTTAA
- a CDS encoding ArnT family glycosyltransferase, which produces MKVLYPSFLFLYFLIFVSPGIEIAHGAFPQGDEIMHVRTVRESLETDNLFIPQLNGLANAYKPPLLFWAGMLSDVLFGESFLSERLVSLLFGFLTTILLYCGILAFGKSSRFAFQISLVYASTFAAWKFSRLLMMEQMLTFFLFLFVYLYLRFQKEKKIAYFLFGIISLNIAYFIKGPLVIFYAIVLPLSFLAVDLLRIRKRKLNVNWQSILKYKHILLFPLSFLIPILWMFYLSRYSNEGALLIKFFLFNENVGKFFSENQPMLRILGGWLLYTIPFTPFLFLFISRVISTKINTREKRILRVIAYFLLGLTLLHLLPNRKDSYYVTPFIPILFLGVSLSLSEAKITSYFENPWLGRIYILLFIGIAIFSFWNSESKILIVSAVTILFLFVSLYTQYRFQIQFLISVLFIPLIAGIILPTFQNPLPANDLQSFQLTRLCVVSENPWHGMDYQNQLRKTMVIYSPPSSATDLCENQNLPILSLSNFYSPGKKYIPSISWYVWKAHLEIGVNDFLEIVQNVHSLKFKEQIQFYEVERR; this is translated from the coding sequence ATGAAGGTCCTTTATCCTTCTTTCTTATTTCTCTATTTTTTGATCTTTGTTTCGCCAGGAATCGAGATAGCGCATGGAGCTTTCCCCCAAGGCGATGAAATCATGCATGTACGCACCGTGCGTGAGTCCTTGGAAACGGATAATCTTTTCATTCCTCAATTGAATGGTTTAGCAAATGCTTATAAACCTCCTCTTCTTTTTTGGGCAGGTATGTTGTCCGATGTTTTGTTCGGTGAATCATTTCTGTCGGAACGGTTAGTAAGTCTCTTATTTGGATTTCTCACTACAATTTTATTATATTGTGGAATCTTAGCATTCGGAAAATCCAGTCGGTTCGCCTTCCAAATCTCATTGGTTTATGCATCCACATTTGCGGCCTGGAAATTTTCTCGTTTGCTGATGATGGAACAGATGCTTACATTTTTTCTCTTTCTGTTTGTTTATCTCTACCTTCGATTCCAGAAAGAGAAAAAAATCGCTTATTTTCTATTTGGAATCATTTCTCTAAATATAGCCTACTTTATCAAAGGGCCATTGGTTATTTTTTATGCGATTGTATTGCCTTTGTCCTTTCTTGCCGTTGATTTACTTCGGATTCGAAAGAGAAAACTCAATGTAAACTGGCAAAGTATTCTAAAATACAAACATATCCTTCTCTTTCCGCTTTCATTCTTAATTCCTATTCTGTGGATGTTTTATCTTTCTAGGTATTCCAATGAGGGAGCTTTACTCATAAAATTTTTTCTCTTCAATGAAAATGTCGGAAAGTTTTTCAGCGAAAACCAACCTATGCTAAGGATTTTGGGTGGTTGGCTTTTGTATACTATCCCATTTACTCCCTTTTTATTCCTCTTTATCTCTCGAGTGATAAGTACTAAGATCAATACCAGAGAAAAGAGAATCTTACGAGTCATCGCCTATTTTTTGTTAGGGTTGACTCTGCTTCATCTTTTACCGAATCGCAAAGATAGTTATTATGTTACTCCTTTTATTCCCATCCTTTTTTTGGGTGTATCTTTGAGCCTATCAGAAGCTAAAATCACCTCCTATTTTGAAAATCCTTGGCTTGGTAGAATTTATATTCTCCTATTTATCGGCATTGCTATCTTTTCCTTTTGGAATTCCGAATCAAAAATACTCATCGTTTCTGCGGTCACAATCCTTTTTCTTTTTGTCTCTTTATATACTCAGTATCGATTCCAAATCCAATTCTTAATCTCTGTTCTATTCATTCCTTTGATTGCTGGAATCATATTGCCAACATTCCAAAACCCATTGCCAGCAAACGATCTCCAAAGTTTCCAGCTAACTCGACTATGTGTTGTTAGTGAAAATCCTTGGCATGGTATGGATTATCAGAATCAGTTGCGCAAAACAATGGTTATTTATTCTCCTCCTAGTTCGGCTACTGATCTCTGTGAAAATCAAAACCTTCCCATTCTCTCCTTATCCAATTTTTACTCACCCGGAAAAAAATATATACCAAGCATTTCATGGTATGTTTGGAAAGCACACCTTGAAATTGGGGTAAATGATTTCTTGGAAATCGTGCAAAATGTACATAGTTTAAAATTCAAAGAACAAATCCAATTTTATGAGGTTGAAAGAAGATGA
- a CDS encoding metallophosphoesterase family protein: protein MKIVYLTDIHDGLHGLKKILQSTEADLYLFSGDIIYKAFFSYDRIIEFCGVQEEIYYLLNESKDDLKPFDFTTKAIRFPEKYSQAILEKSHKYRDLYKIAAKTMKDKYEIIEMLIQRYAKSPVYCLPGNYDLDLQYTALYQREIHRKSFEEGNLKFSGYGGAPIWTSGIPEKLTVVFHEYTKQGKNYSEPEDFFREELPDVCVIHNPAYGYFDKIPGMGHVGSQGIRRYLDDESPALVVSGHVHEDQGVLKKRNTVFVNPSNFGAVDSVYGYQEGGYFAEIFLENRQVVQTNLCQLKEETIHRLIEVDCSGKELQLIAQNPNSNVSSEDFIRGK from the coding sequence ATGAAAATTGTTTATCTTACTGATATTCATGATGGCCTTCACGGCTTAAAAAAGATTTTACAGTCAACGGAAGCAGATCTCTACCTTTTTTCTGGTGATATCATTTACAAAGCATTTTTCTCTTATGATCGCATCATTGAGTTTTGCGGTGTGCAAGAAGAGATATACTATTTGTTAAATGAAAGTAAAGATGATTTAAAACCCTTCGATTTCACTACAAAGGCAATCCGTTTCCCAGAAAAATACTCTCAGGCTATCTTAGAAAAATCACATAAGTATAGAGATTTATACAAGATCGCAGCTAAAACGATGAAAGATAAGTATGAAATCATTGAAATGCTGATCCAAAGATATGCAAAATCACCTGTGTATTGTTTGCCTGGAAATTATGATTTGGACCTTCAATACACTGCTCTTTACCAAAGAGAAATCCATAGAAAGAGCTTTGAAGAAGGAAATTTAAAGTTCTCAGGTTATGGTGGAGCTCCTATTTGGACTTCTGGGATTCCTGAGAAGTTGACCGTTGTATTTCATGAATATACAAAACAGGGTAAGAACTATAGTGAACCCGAGGACTTCTTCAGAGAAGAGTTGCCTGATGTTTGTGTGATCCACAATCCTGCCTATGGCTATTTTGATAAGATCCCCGGGATGGGCCATGTGGGAAGCCAAGGTATTCGTAGATACTTGGATGATGAGTCACCGGCGCTAGTTGTATCAGGCCATGTCCACGAAGACCAAGGTGTACTAAAGAAAAGAAATACAGTGTTTGTAAATCCCTCCAATTTCGGAGCCGTTGATTCAGTTTACGGTTACCAAGAAGGAGGTTACTTTGCAGAAATATTTCTCGAGAACCGACAAGTAGTTCAAACAAATCTTTGCCAACTGAAAGAGGAAACCATCCATCGATTGATTGAGGTGGATTGTTCTGGTAAGGAATTACAACTCATCGCACAAAACCCAAATTCAAATGTAAGTTCAGAAGATTTCATACGTGGGAAGTGA
- the recG gene encoding ATP-dependent DNA helicase RecG, with translation MKSDANILSPLQILPGVGNKRAEVLKANGILTILDLLTTFPRRYLDRNFTKDIILKQGELVTLLGSISDHYIVHGKKSRLIVGFRTQNNERINLVFFRGVHFFQKVFKNDRRLIISGKLEYYRGYQIVHPEYEFLSDEGEEDTASIHAGRIIPLYPSNESLKEEGFDSRGFRKLIFSALEEIPIVENLPKPLLKERNLIPRDLAFRHIHFPESLEEMELARKRFVYEEFYFFQLLQNYKKSKRESIKRELWPIPKSKSADSLLSRLPFELTEDQINAVKQILSLSQKDVPLAALLQGDVGSGKTITALLIALHYIDNQIQVAFMAPTEILARQHYESIYKFLGNMPFLGIELLLGGENKKIRSDKLQRIKTGESALVIGTHSLLQEDILFSDLGLVIIDEQHKFGVDQRETIRSKGKNPDILAMTATPIPRTLCLSLYGDLDLVNIKTKPKGRKPIDTRWYKEDRRAGVYNSIRKYIKEGRQCYIVYPLVEESEKVDLESCTKAHEYLSKEIFPDCKVGLLHGKMKGSDKDMVMNSFKQNELQILVTTTVVEVGVDVPNATILVVEHADRFGISQLHQLRGRVGRSDLESYCILMTEEFVSDDARERLDALTQTNDGYALSEKDLEIRGPGELLGVKQSGLPEFKIADLVHDRSLLELARADAMKYSKGDELEKSEISARFNEGKFLFAN, from the coding sequence TTGAAGTCTGATGCAAATATTCTTTCTCCATTACAAATACTGCCTGGAGTTGGAAACAAACGAGCCGAGGTATTAAAAGCAAATGGCATTCTGACCATCCTGGATTTGCTAACAACCTTTCCGCGAAGGTACCTAGACCGAAATTTTACAAAAGATATTATCTTAAAACAAGGTGAGTTAGTCACCTTACTGGGATCTATCAGCGATCACTACATTGTCCACGGAAAAAAAAGTCGACTCATCGTAGGATTCCGGACTCAGAACAATGAGAGAATCAATTTAGTTTTCTTTCGTGGAGTTCACTTCTTTCAAAAAGTTTTTAAAAATGACCGTAGGCTGATCATTTCTGGAAAATTGGAATACTATAGAGGGTACCAGATCGTACACCCAGAATACGAGTTTTTATCCGATGAAGGTGAAGAAGATACTGCTTCCATACATGCCGGCAGAATCATTCCGCTTTACCCTTCCAACGAAAGTTTAAAAGAAGAAGGATTCGATTCAAGAGGTTTTCGAAAATTAATCTTCTCTGCCTTAGAAGAAATACCCATTGTAGAAAACTTACCCAAGCCATTATTAAAAGAGAGAAATCTAATTCCTAGAGATTTAGCATTTCGGCATATCCATTTTCCAGAATCCTTAGAAGAGATGGAACTGGCTCGAAAACGATTTGTTTACGAGGAGTTTTATTTTTTTCAACTCCTCCAAAATTACAAAAAAAGTAAAAGAGAAAGCATCAAACGAGAGTTATGGCCTATTCCAAAATCAAAGTCAGCGGATTCATTGTTATCTCGATTGCCATTTGAGTTAACCGAGGATCAAATAAATGCTGTAAAACAAATACTCTCATTGTCTCAAAAGGATGTGCCCTTGGCTGCTCTATTGCAAGGTGATGTGGGTTCGGGAAAAACTATAACTGCACTACTAATCGCACTTCATTATATTGATAACCAAATCCAAGTTGCCTTTATGGCTCCAACAGAAATATTAGCGCGCCAACACTATGAATCCATTTATAAATTTTTGGGAAACATGCCTTTTCTTGGTATTGAGCTTTTGTTAGGTGGAGAGAATAAAAAAATACGCTCAGATAAATTACAAAGAATCAAAACAGGCGAATCTGCATTGGTCATCGGCACTCATTCTCTACTACAAGAGGATATTTTGTTTTCAGATCTTGGATTGGTGATCATAGATGAACAGCATAAGTTTGGAGTAGACCAAAGGGAAACGATACGCTCAAAAGGTAAAAATCCAGATATTCTCGCAATGACTGCGACACCAATTCCTAGAACACTTTGTCTTTCTCTCTATGGTGATTTAGATTTGGTAAATATCAAAACAAAACCAAAAGGTAGAAAGCCTATTGATACAAGATGGTACAAAGAAGACCGCAGAGCAGGAGTTTATAATTCCATTCGTAAATACATCAAAGAAGGAAGGCAGTGTTATATTGTATACCCTCTAGTAGAAGAATCAGAAAAGGTGGATCTTGAATCTTGCACAAAGGCTCATGAATACTTGAGCAAAGAAATATTTCCAGACTGTAAGGTAGGTCTCTTGCACGGAAAGATGAAAGGTTCGGACAAAGATATGGTTATGAATTCTTTCAAACAAAATGAATTGCAAATCCTTGTGACAACAACTGTCGTAGAGGTAGGAGTCGATGTTCCTAATGCGACGATTCTTGTTGTAGAACATGCTGACCGATTTGGAATTTCCCAATTGCACCAGCTTCGGGGAAGGGTAGGTAGAAGTGACCTGGAAAGTTATTGCATCCTGATGACTGAGGAGTTTGTGAGTGATGACGCTCGGGAAAGACTTGATGCTCTTACACAAACTAATGATGGTTATGCACTCTCTGAAAAAGATTTGGAAATTAGAGGACCAGGTGAATTGTTGGGTGTCAAACAAAGTGGACTTCCTGAGTTTAAAATTGCAGATTTAGTGCACGATCGTTCTCTATTAGAATTGGCCAGGGCAGACGCAATGAAATATAGTAAGGGTGACGAGCTTGAAAAATCAGAGATCTCTGCTCGATTCAATGAAGGTAAATTTTTATTTGCGAATTGA
- a CDS encoding zinc-dependent alcohol dehydrogenase family protein gives MKQMTLSAFGLENLKLTEVADPKKPGPHQVLVKMHAASLNFRDQLVISGQYNPKYPIPLVPCSDGSGEVLEVGESVTQFKVGDPVCATFAPDWIAHKANHAELRNTLGGPLDGTLRELILFEETALVPMPKHLTYEEGATLPCAALTAWSALHVFSRLVSGETVLVQGTGGVSLFALQFAKLAGAYVYSTSSSEEKLERAKKLGADFTLNYKEVPDWGKKIREETKQIGVDHVVEVGGAGTLTQSIIACKPFGNIHLIGILSGKSGEIQLLPAVMNHIKIQGIVVGGRKAFMEMNQAISVSGMKPVVDSIFPMEETKEAVQHLKSASHFGKIVIKIS, from the coding sequence ATGAAACAAATGACCCTTTCTGCCTTTGGATTAGAGAATTTAAAACTCACGGAAGTAGCTGATCCAAAAAAGCCAGGTCCACACCAAGTTTTAGTAAAGATGCATGCTGCTTCTTTAAATTTTCGTGATCAGTTGGTAATATCTGGTCAGTACAACCCTAAATATCCTATTCCTCTTGTACCTTGTAGTGATGGCTCAGGTGAAGTATTGGAGGTAGGCGAATCCGTTACTCAATTTAAAGTAGGTGATCCTGTTTGTGCCACTTTTGCACCAGATTGGATTGCACACAAAGCAAACCATGCTGAACTCAGAAATACATTAGGTGGTCCACTGGATGGAACTCTACGAGAACTTATTCTCTTTGAGGAAACTGCTCTCGTTCCGATGCCAAAACATTTGACTTACGAGGAAGGGGCAACTTTGCCCTGTGCTGCTCTCACAGCTTGGTCAGCCTTACATGTATTTAGTCGCCTGGTTTCAGGAGAGACAGTCCTTGTACAAGGCACAGGAGGTGTGTCCTTGTTTGCGCTTCAGTTTGCAAAACTTGCAGGTGCTTACGTATATAGTACATCTAGTTCTGAAGAAAAATTGGAGCGAGCAAAGAAATTAGGAGCAGATTTCACTCTCAATTATAAAGAAGTTCCAGACTGGGGCAAAAAGATTCGGGAAGAAACAAAACAAATTGGAGTCGATCATGTTGTTGAAGTTGGAGGGGCAGGTACCTTAACACAGTCAATTATCGCTTGTAAACCTTTTGGCAATATTCACTTGATAGGCATTCTTTCAGGTAAGTCTGGAGAAATTCAGTTGTTACCTGCTGTAATGAATCATATAAAAATCCAGGGAATCGTTGTAGGTGGAAGAAAAGCCTTTATGGAAATGAACCAAGCTATTTCTGTCTCGGGAATGAAGCCTGTCGTGGATTCCATTTTTCCTATGGAAGAGACAAAAGAGGCTGTCCAACACTTAAAATCAGCTTCCCATTTTGGGAAAATTGTGATCAAAATTAGTTAA
- a CDS encoding M15 family metallopeptidase, with translation MKRIHISSFSFLFLISTSIHLSAQSKNQESLYLKLNPFEYLMGKYNANQGLIPIQLEENQKDHFLRPEVKSALLKMIDAFEDSKPASYKQEIFLVSSFRNFNQQKQIWESKFTGKKAMRVPIKDKTPAEIIALILEFSSAPGTSRHHWGTDFDLNALDNGYFEGNGRGKILYDWLQKNAHLYGFCQPYNELAKRGGKGYQEEKWHWSYAPIAQNLQAAWLKAYSEKKISISGSFLGSEELGDKSVEFVRSINSDCDKIAKQFN, from the coding sequence ATGAAACGTATCCACATATCATCTTTTAGTTTTTTATTTTTGATCAGCACAAGTATTCATTTATCTGCCCAATCCAAAAATCAGGAATCTCTCTACCTTAAGTTGAATCCATTTGAATATTTGATGGGAAAATACAATGCTAACCAGGGATTGATTCCTATCCAATTGGAGGAAAACCAAAAAGACCATTTTCTCCGCCCTGAAGTTAAGTCTGCGCTATTGAAAATGATCGATGCCTTTGAGGATTCTAAGCCTGCCAGCTACAAACAAGAAATCTTTCTTGTCTCCTCTTTTCGAAATTTCAACCAACAAAAACAAATCTGGGAATCCAAGTTTACTGGCAAAAAAGCTATGAGAGTCCCCATTAAAGATAAGACACCTGCGGAGATCATTGCATTGATCTTAGAATTCTCCAGTGCACCTGGAACGTCAAGGCACCACTGGGGAACAGACTTTGACCTAAATGCTTTGGACAATGGCTACTTCGAAGGAAATGGAAGAGGAAAGATTTTATACGATTGGTTACAGAAAAATGCACATCTTTACGGTTTTTGCCAACCTTACAATGAATTGGCGAAAAGGGGAGGCAAAGGATACCAAGAAGAAAAGTGGCATTGGTCTTATGCACCAATTGCCCAAAATTTACAGGCTGCATGGTTGAAAGCATATTCTGAAAAGAAAATAAGCATTAGTGGAAGTTTTCTTGGCTCAGAAGAGTTAGGTGATAAAAGTGTAGAATTTGTCCGTTCAATCAATTCAGATTGTGACAAAATCGCGAAACAATTCAACTAA